In one Natronosalvus amylolyticus genomic region, the following are encoded:
- a CDS encoding ABC transporter ATP-binding protein gives MIEVTDLRKEYGGFTAVEGSSFSIERGEVFGIVGHNGAGKTTTLKMLAGLIEPTGGTAVVAGHPAGAPAMQRRLGFLPEQSPLYEEMTPISYLEFFADLYDVPKSVAAERIDDILDRLDLEHRDRELGNMSKGMKRKVAIARALVNDPDVLIFDEPASGLDPLTTNYILEFTSELTDEGKTVVFSAHNLFHVESICDRLVIMSEGTIVARGTIDDIRSRYGGRTYHVTSTLGANSAAVGPDAVDASVTEYARENGHCRYVVTDMDGVDAVRTAVEAVGGRVTDIETKTPSLEQIFLEVADEATA, from the coding sequence TCCGCAAAGAATACGGCGGATTCACCGCCGTCGAGGGGAGTTCCTTCAGCATCGAGCGTGGCGAGGTCTTCGGCATCGTCGGCCACAACGGGGCTGGGAAGACGACGACGCTGAAAATGCTCGCCGGCCTGATCGAACCCACGGGCGGTACGGCCGTCGTCGCCGGACATCCGGCGGGTGCACCCGCGATGCAACGGCGGTTGGGCTTTCTACCCGAGCAGTCCCCGCTGTACGAGGAGATGACCCCCATCTCCTACCTCGAGTTCTTCGCCGACCTCTATGACGTGCCGAAATCGGTCGCGGCCGAGCGAATCGACGACATCCTCGACCGTCTCGACCTCGAGCACCGTGACCGGGAACTCGGGAACATGTCGAAAGGGATGAAACGCAAAGTCGCGATCGCTCGAGCGCTGGTCAACGACCCGGATGTCCTCATTTTCGACGAACCTGCCTCGGGGCTGGACCCGCTGACGACGAACTACATTCTCGAGTTCACCAGCGAGTTGACCGACGAGGGGAAAACCGTCGTCTTCAGCGCGCACAATCTCTTTCACGTCGAAAGTATCTGTGACCGCCTGGTCATCATGTCCGAGGGAACGATCGTCGCTCGAGGGACTATCGACGACATCCGCTCGAGGTACGGCGGTCGGACCTACCACGTGACGTCCACGTTGGGTGCTAACTCGGCGGCCGTCGGCCCTGATGCTGTCGATGCTTCTGTCACCGAGTACGCCCGAGAAAACGGCCACTGTCGATACGTGGTCACCGACATGGACGGCGTCGATGCCGTCCGAACGGCGGTCGAAGCTGTCGGCGGACGGGTTACCGATATCGAGACGAAGACGCCCAGCCTCGAGCAGATATTCCTCGAGGTGGCTGACGAGGCGACAGCGTGA